Proteins from a single region of Theobroma cacao cultivar B97-61/B2 chromosome 10, Criollo_cocoa_genome_V2, whole genome shotgun sequence:
- the LOC108663674 gene encoding putative disease resistance RPP13-like protein 1 translates to MADLRFAALPGSIALLLDKIHSVLLSPGFAKDTTSASLWKRLESSLASISYVIHDAVEPRCNSHGVYAWLLRLEYAVYDAEDSVDDILFEPARLEVEAIARNLKYQALRCRDEFFSSLRLVLSLDEKPIWINGNLVEDIDVIAKEMDKYGFIKRETRDELRLSDSLPATSLLDETAIYGREEDRSNIVGLLLSGDENLDAIALVGTGGLGKTTLAQLVYNDEKVRAHFELKAWVGVHTDFEVDRITRIILKAPTFCSIEGDMSLELLLDKLSASLDGKKFLLVLDDVRNEDINKWNDLETSLKSGARGSKIIVTTRSQGVADCLGCSIRYQLNPLTEDSCRSLLAKSAYAGRDRSEIAMLEDIGMKILKTCGGIPLSVRVIGGLLRFKKSREEWCHVLEDLRKANNHDSISSIVLLSYYHLPALLKLCFAYCSLFPIDYEFHKEELVLLWMAAGFLQMSSGQSMETVGAECVDGLLKRSFFIPIDNSHFKMHDLIHCFAEDVSKELCLRWESSDQAANPQRIRHLSLLRNERDIPEMLSVVLHWNRLRTFYLIDSRSCQISPQALKDIFPRIRRLRVLSLPHFPHAKLPHSIGKLKYLHYLDVSHSALASLPESLSTLYFLQTLILTNCYSLLMLPQGIVKLVNLRKLGIKGAGLMQMPKKMSRLTSLQSLTNFIVGHGGSSIKELGALPNLHGSLSVSGLQNVSSPSDASGANLKAMLYLDELELEWSCNNEDPATDQKEVLENLKPSVELKKLSIRFYGGKEFPKWLGDSSFSKIISLHLSDCINCKSFPPLGRLSSLEHLIIERIGGIKSIGHEFYGVDVYGCKPFQSLKTLKFVEMSQWEEWILLEVDGQEFPCLEEFYVINCPLLKGDLPKSLPALVKLEICNCEQLEASLPQTSECCVPKLDNCDEVEKRSNDNQTAPSSREDGNQQFSTSMGSIKDLHESLSISELQDVSSASHASEANLEAMQYLDELELEKTPQDKTLPKIDGEI, encoded by the coding sequence ATGGCTGATTTGCGCTTCGCTGCTTTGCCTGGTTCCATTGCTTTGCTGTTAGACAAGATTCACTCTGTTCTACTATCGCCTGGCTTCGCAAAAGATACAACATCTGCTTCACTTTGGAAACGCTTGGAATCGTCACTGGCGAGTATTAGCTATGTGATTCACGACGCAGTGGAGCCACGATGCAACAGTCACGGCGTGTATGCTTGGCTTCTGAGACTGGAATATGCTGTCTACGACGCAGAGGATTCTGtggatgatattttatttgaaccCGCAAGACTCGAAGTGGAAGCTATAGCTCGGAACCTCAAATACCAGGCACTAAGGTGCCGCGATGAATTTTTCAGCTCCTTACGTTTAGTTTTATCACTAGATGAGAAGCCAATATGGATTAACGGAAACCTTGTGGAAGATATTGATGTCATTGCTAAAGAAATGGATAAATATGGCTTCATAAAACGAGAAACGCGTGATGAATTGCGATTATCAGACAGCTTGCCTGCTACTTCTTTGCTAGATGAAACCGCAATCTATGGCAGAGAAGAAGACAGGAGTAACATCGTCGGCTTGTTACTATCAGGGGATGAGAATCTTGATGCGATTGCCTTAGTTGGCACGGGTGGGTTGGGGAAGACCACCCTTGCGCAGCTTGTATACAACGATGAAAAAGTGAGAGCGCATTTCGAACTAAAGGCATGGGTAGGTGTTCACACGGACTTTGAGGTTGACAGAATCACCAGGATAATTCTTAAGGCCCCCACTTTCTGCAGTATTGAGGGTGACATGTCACTTGAGCTCCTTCTTGATAAATTGAGTGCAAGCTTGGatggaaaaaaatttctcCTTGTCTTAGACGATGTTAGGAATGAGGATATTAATAAGTGGAACGATCTAGAAACTTCTCTCAAATCTGGTGCAAGGGGAAGCAAGATCATTGTTACTACACGCAGTCAGGGAGTTGCAGATTGTCTGGGCTGTTCCATTCGCTATCAACTAAATCCATTGACAGAGGATTCTTGCCGGTCCTTGTTGGCAAAGTCTGCATATGCGGGGAGGGATAGAAGTGAAATTGCTATGCTAGAGGATATTggcatgaaaattttgaagaccTGCGGCGGTATACCTTTGTCCGTAAGAGTAATTGGAGGGCTCTTGCGTTTCAAAAAGAGCCGTGAAGAATGGTGCCATGTCCTGGAGGACCTGCGAAAAGCTAATAACCATGATTCAATTTCATCAATTGTACTCTTGAGCTATTATCACCTTCCTGCACTGCTAAAGCTCTGTTTTGCTTATTGCTCGTTGTTTCCCATAGATTATGAGTTTCACAAGGAAGAACTTGTTCTCTTGTGGATGGCGGCAGGCTTTCTACAAATGTCTAGTGGCCAATCAATGGAAACGGTAGGTGCTGAATGCGTTGACGGTTTACTGAAGAGGTCATTCTTTATACCAATTGACAACTCACACTTTAAAATGCATGATCTTATTCATTGTTTTGCTGAGGATGTATCTAAAGAACTTTGTCTCAGATGGGAATCATCCGATCAAGCAGCAAATCCTCAAAGGATTCGCCATCTATCATTGCTAAGAAACGAACGTGACATCCCTGAAATGTTAAGTGTCGTTCTTCATTGGAACAGGTTAAGGACCTTCTATCTGATAGATTCTCGATCTTGTCAAATAAGTCCTCAAGCATTGAAGGATATTTTTCCAAGAATACGAAGGTTACGAGTCTTATCCCTACCTCATTTTCCACATGCTAAATTGCCCCATTCAATAGGAAAATTGAAATATCTACATTACCTAGATGTCTCTCACAGTGCATTAGCAAGCTTGCCTGAATCCTTGTCTACTCTCTACTTTCTACAAACATTGATATTGACAAACTGCTATTCTCTTCTTATGCTACCCCAAGGCATAGTCAAGCTTGTTAACTTGCGAAAGCTCGGCATTAAGGGAGCTGGCTTGATGCAGATGCCAAAAAAAATGAGCAGATTAACAAGCCTTCAGAGTTTGACTAATTTTATTGTGGGCCACGGTGGGTCAAGCATTAAAGAACTGGGGGCACTTCCAAATCTCCATGGATCGCTGTCTGTTTCAGGGTTGCAGAATGTATCTTCTCCTTCTGATGCATCGGGAGCCAATTTGAAAGCTATGCTATATCTTGATGAACTAGAGTTGGAATGGAGCTGTAACAATGAAGATCCAGCAACAGATCAGAAAGAAGTGCTAGAGAATCTAAAGCCTTCTGTGGAGTTGAAAAAGCTTTCAATTCGATTTTATGGTGGTAAAGAGTTTCCAAAGTGGTTGGGAGATTCTTCGTTCTCGAAGATAATTTCTTTACATCTCAGTGACTGTATTAACTGCAAGTCATTTCCTCCACTTGGGCGGCTGTCATCCCTTGAACATCTCATTATTGAGAGGATTGGAGGAATAAAGAGCATTGGCCATGAATTCTATGGGGTAGatgtatatggttgtaaaccTTTTCAGTCCCTTAAGACTTTAAAATTTGTGGAAATGTCACAATGGGAAGAATGGATACTACTTGAAGTGGATGGCCAAGAATTTCCCTGCCTGGAAGAGTTTTATGTTATAAACTGTCCACTATTGAAAGGGGATTTACCAAAGAGCCTTCCAGCTTTGGTAAAACTGGAGATCTGTAATTGTGAACAGCTAGAGGCTTCACTTCCACAGACTTCAGAATGTTGTGTACCGAAGTTAGACAACTGTGACGAGGTGGAGAAGAGAAGTAATGATAATCAGACAGCACCTTCATCAAGGGAAGATGGAAATCAGCAGTTTTCTACCTCCATGGGTAGCATTAAAGATCTTCATGAATCGTTGTCTATTTCAGAGTTGCAGGATGTATCTTCTGCTTCTCATGCATCAGAAGCCAATTTGGAAGCTATGCAATATCTTGACGAACTAGAGTTGGAGAAGACTCCTCAAGATAAGACACTGCCAAAAATTGATGGTGAAATTTGA
- the LOC108663675 gene encoding putative disease resistance RPP13-like protein 1 yields MGGIGKTTLAQFLYNDARVKNYFDLRAWVCVSEEFDVFNVTKTIYESATLSHSDIKDLNVLQVRLERILMGRKFLLVLDNVWNESYRAWDLLRRPLQVGVPGSKIIVTTRSQSVSSTMRDVLVHDLKRLSKEDCWALFGKHAFGNKDPNEDSTLKAIGEKVVEKCKGLPLAIKTLGSLLHSQLEAQEWDNVLNSEIWDLPDHKSDILPALRLSYQYLPSQLKRCFAYCSIFPKGHIFEKGDLVRMWIAEGLVQQPHSRRKEEVGEQYFHELLSRSIFQQSHDESRFIMHDLVNDLAQYVAGEFCFRSEHDSPPQNPARVRHLSCILKPSDKPYKFEAFYGKNKFLRTFLPLRSPGDGKTPFDSGVFNKLFPAPSCLRVLSLTSYNITEFPDSVCNVKQLRYLDLSGAALRCLPERVGCLHNLETLKLSGCHRLTWLPAELRNLTKLEHLDVKGTPIGELLDSIGNLKQLGYLDFSGTKIRRFPEGACSLYNLQTLKLSRCPQLTCLPTCMENLTKLKHLDIKGTPILQMPPNFGNLKRLQLLTNFVVGNNSGSAISEVKDLSLLHGTLSILQLHNVSQTADAEKANLKDKKYLRELILEWDNPESRNGQSAGNDPQNLSAKHAADVLDKLLPGENLERLEIKNFFGMTLPKWLGNASFSKMERLTLDNCQTCNSLPPLGQLPSLKELNIHDLAGVKVVGPEFYGSGVVAFKSLEMLWFENMENWEQWSPSANAPGFPSLQKLFIIKCRRLNAPLPIIQHPHLELQIVGCDKLHSNVTAC; encoded by the coding sequence ATGGGTGGGATTGGAAAGACCACCCTTGCTCAGTTTTTGTACAATGATGCCAGGGTGAAGAACTATTTTGACTTGAGAGCATGGGTGTGTGTCTCGGAAGAGTTCGATGTATTCAATGTCACCAAAACAATTTATGAGTCTGCCACATTGTCGCATTCTGATATCAAAGACTTAAACGTCCTTCAAGTTAGACTAGAGAGGATATTGATGGGAAGAAAATTTCTACTTGTCTTGGACAATGTATGGAATGAGAGTTATAGAGCATGGGATCTACTGCGTAGACCGTTACAAGTCGGTGTCCCTGGAAGTAAGATCATTGTAACTACACGTAGCCAAAGTGTTTCATCCACGATGCGTGATGTGCTTGTTCACGATTTGAAGAGGTTATCTAAGGAAGATTGCTGGGCATTATTTGGAAAGCATGCATTTGGAAATAAAGACCCGAATGAAGATTCTACTCTGAAAGCAATTGGTGAGAAAGTTGTGGAAAAATGCAAAGGCTTGCCTTTGGCTATTAAAACACTTGGGAGTCTGCTGCATTCTCAACTAGAAGCTCAGGAGTGGGACAATGTGCTGAATAGTGAAATATGGGATCTACCTGATCATAAGAGTGACATTCTACCTGCCTTAAGATTGAGTTACCAGTATCTTCCTTCTCAACTAAAGCGCTGCTTTGCATATTGTTCCATATTTCCTAAGGGCCACATATTCGAGAAAGGGGATTTGGTTCGAATGTGGATAGCTGAAGGTCTAGTTCAGCAGCCACACAGTAGAAGAAAGGAGGAAGTAGGCGAGCAGTACTTTCATGAACTGTTATCAAGGTCAATTTTTCAACAGAGTCATGATGAATCACGTTTCATAATGCATGACCTTGTCAACGATCTAGCTCAATATGTAGCAGGAGAATTTTGCTTCAGGTCCGAGCATGATAGCCCTCCCCAAAACCCTGCAAGGGTTCGCCATTTGTCATGCATATTAAAGCCAAGTGACAAGCCTTATAAATTTGAGGCCTTCTATggaaaaaataagtttttgcGGACCTTCCTTCCGCTCAGATCACCAGGTGATGGTAAGACTCCTTTCGATTCTGGAGTCTTCAACAAATTGTTTCCAGCGCCCAGTTGCCTGCGGGTATTGTCATTAACATCTTACAATATCACAGAGTTCCCTGATTCAGTTTGCAACGTAAAACAGCTACGCTACTTGGACCTTTCTGGCGCTGCTCTTCGATGTTTGCCTGAAAGGGTAGGCTGTTTGCATAACTTGGAGACACTGAAGTTGTCAGGTTGTCATCGTCTCACGTGGTTGCCAGCAGAACTAAGGAATCTTACCAAACTAGAACATCTTGACGTCAAGGGGACGCCTATCGGGGAGTTGCTTGATTCAATTGGCAACTTAAAACAGCTAGGCTACTTGGACTTTTCTGGCACTAAAATTCGACGTTTTCCTGAAGGAGCATGTTCTTTGTATAATTTGCAGACACTGAAGTTGTCACGTTGTCCTCAGCTCACTTGTTTGCCAACATGCATGGAGAATCTTACCAAATTGAAGCATCTTGACATCAAAGGGACGCCTATCCTGCAAATGCCTCCAAATTTCGGTAATTTGAAACGTCTTCAGCTGTTGACTAATTTTGTTGTGGGCAACAATAGTGGGTCAGCTATTAGTGAGGTGAAGGATCTTTCTCTTCTGCATGGCACCCTTTCCATTTTGCAGCTACACAATGTCTCTCAAACAGCAGATGCAGAAAAGGCCAATCTAAAGGATAAGAAATACCTCCGTGAGTTAATTTTGGAATGGGATAATCCTGAGAGCCGTAATGGACAGAGTGCTGGGAATGATCCTCAGAATCTTAGTGCGAAGCATGCAGCGGATGTACTTGACAAGTTACTGCCCGGGGAGAATTTGGAGAGGCTCGAGATTAAAAACTTCTTTGGTATGACTTTACCAAAATGGTTAGGGAATGCTTCATTCTCCAAAATGGAGAGACTAACTCTGGATAATTGCCAAACATGCAACTCACTGCCACCACTTGGGCAACTACCCTCTCTCAAAGAACTCAACATACATGACCTGGCTGGAGTAAAAGTCGTGGGCCCCGAATTCTACGGTAGTGGTGTCGTGGCCTTTAAATCCCTGGAAATGTTATGGTTCGAGAATATGGAAAATTGGGAGCAATGGTCACCCTCCGCAAATGCACCAGGATTCCCGTCCCTTCAAAAActctttataattaaatgtaGGAGACTGAATGCGCCTCTACCCATCATCCAACATCCCCATTTGGAATTGCAGATCGTTGGGTGTGACAAATTACACAGCAATGTGACAGCTTGCTAG